One genomic window of Halanaerobium saccharolyticum subsp. saccharolyticum DSM 6643 includes the following:
- the thrB gene encoding homoserine kinase encodes MTEIKVPATSANLGPGYDTLGLALTLFNNFRIKKRNDQQLKIKVIDKNRNKQIEIADSDNLIAQAYKKYFNFLEEDLIGAEIIEEMNSPLARGLGSSASAIIGGLAAAAVISNQLISENDFIQLAVQLEKHPDNVVPALVGGLTINFNCNNNFDYYKIDVDQNINCILLVPDYELKTEKLRSVLPNEINYSQAISNLSRISLLTAAFINKDYNLLKTAMDDQLHQPYRKKLIKGFDQIISEAYNNGAKGAALSGAGPTILALAVENEKLIAEKMEEVYNSLAIDSTSYIVKVSNSSLYQSLKEEISKDV; translated from the coding sequence ATGACAGAAATTAAAGTTCCTGCAACATCGGCAAATCTTGGTCCTGGTTATGATACTTTGGGACTTGCTTTAACTTTATTTAACAATTTCAGAATAAAAAAAAGAAATGATCAGCAGCTGAAGATAAAAGTTATTGATAAAAATCGGAATAAGCAGATAGAGATTGCTGATTCAGATAATTTGATCGCTCAGGCTTACAAAAAATATTTCAATTTTTTAGAAGAAGATTTAATTGGAGCAGAGATAATAGAGGAAATGAACAGTCCTTTAGCCCGGGGATTAGGCAGCAGTGCTTCTGCAATAATTGGTGGCCTAGCAGCAGCTGCAGTAATATCTAATCAATTAATATCAGAAAATGATTTTATTCAGCTTGCTGTTCAACTGGAAAAACATCCAGATAATGTTGTTCCAGCTCTTGTTGGAGGTTTAACGATTAATTTTAATTGCAATAACAACTTTGATTATTATAAAATAGATGTGGACCAGAATATTAATTGTATTTTATTAGTACCTGATTATGAACTAAAAACTGAAAAACTGCGCAGTGTTTTACCTAATGAGATAAATTATTCGCAAGCTATTTCAAATTTAAGTAGGATTAGCCTTTTAACTGCAGCCTTTATAAATAAAGATTATAATTTATTAAAAACTGCAATGGATGATCAGCTGCATCAGCCTTATAGAAAAAAATTAATTAAGGGATTTGACCAAATCATAAGTGAAGCTTATAATAATGGTGCTAAAGGAGCTGCTTTAAGTGGTGCTGGGCCAACAATCTTAGCTCTAGCAGTTGAAAATGAGAAGCTGATTGCTGAAAAAATGGAAGAAGTATATAATTCACTGGCAATAGATTCAACATCTTATATAGTTAAAGTTAGCAACAGCAGTTTATATCAAAGTCTAAAAGAGGAGATATCTAAAGATGTATAA
- the dut gene encoding dUTP diphosphatase, which translates to MEIMVERLNKEVELPQYQHYGEDAGLDLHAAEALTIKSGEYKLIKTGLKIAVPKGYAAFVYPRSGLALKKGVTVLNADGVIDSGYRGEVGVILINHGPEDFEINLNDRIAQLIIQKVNIIEWNEVDNLSESQRGDGGFGHTGVKKK; encoded by the coding sequence ATGGAAATTATGGTAGAAAGACTAAATAAAGAAGTAGAATTACCTCAATATCAACATTATGGAGAGGATGCAGGACTTGATCTCCATGCAGCAGAAGCATTGACAATTAAAAGCGGAGAATATAAACTAATAAAAACTGGCTTAAAAATTGCTGTGCCAAAAGGTTATGCAGCTTTTGTTTATCCCCGGAGTGGGTTAGCGCTAAAAAAGGGTGTAACTGTCTTAAATGCAGATGGAGTTATTGATTCAGGTTATAGAGGTGAGGTTGGGGTTATTTTAATTAATCACGGTCCAGAAGATTTTGAAATAAACTTAAATGACCGTATCGCCCAGTTAATAATTCAAAAAGTAAATATAATTGAATGGAATGAAGTCGATAATTTAAGTGAAAGTCAGCGTGGGGATGGCGGCTTTGGCCATACTGGAGTAAAAAAGAAGTGA
- a CDS encoding polysaccharide deacetylase family protein — protein MFSAAVSPTVSAAENIYYLSEYSGSRLTPIYKVERHDKKISLTIDGAWGSNKTEALLKLFKAESIPVSFFFAGIWLENNPNLVNKIIEAGHQIYNHSYSHPHFNYLNQKEIEKELLKTEEIINKYQKKNANPKFFRPPYGEYNELVIKTARELNYQVVQWSLDSHDWMDPGKEYIINRINKNISSGDIILFHNNSNNIVEILSEIIPMLKKEYQFVKIKDLIYNNNYQINSLTGLQSKIKDDDNGNYGRKTK, from the coding sequence ATGTTTTCAGCAGCAGTTTCACCAACAGTTTCAGCAGCCGAAAATATATATTATTTAAGCGAATATAGTGGTTCAAGGTTAACACCAATTTATAAAGTAGAAAGGCATGATAAGAAAATAAGCCTGACAATTGATGGCGCTTGGGGCAGCAATAAAACGGAAGCCCTGCTAAAGTTATTTAAAGCTGAGTCGATTCCGGTTTCATTTTTCTTTGCTGGGATCTGGTTAGAAAACAATCCGAATTTAGTTAATAAAATTATTGAAGCAGGACATCAAATTTATAACCACTCTTACAGCCATCCTCATTTTAATTATTTAAATCAAAAAGAGATAGAAAAAGAATTACTTAAGACAGAAGAAATAATAAATAAATATCAGAAAAAAAATGCAAACCCCAAGTTTTTTAGACCCCCATATGGAGAATATAATGAACTTGTAATTAAAACAGCAAGAGAACTTAATTATCAAGTAGTTCAGTGGAGTCTTGATTCTCACGACTGGATGGATCCTGGCAAGGAATATATTATAAATAGAATAAATAAAAATATAAGTTCTGGAGATATAATTCTTTTTCACAATAATTCTAATAATATTGTTGAAATACTTTCAGAAATCATTCCAATGCTTAAAAAAGAATATCAATTTGTCAAAATTAAAGATCTAATTTATAATAATAACTATCAGATTAATTCTTTGACTGGTTTACAATCTAAAATAAAGGATGATGATAATGGAAATTATGGTAGAAAGACTAAATAA
- a CDS encoding cell wall hydrolase produces MKNKSLFNQMFFVILIISFFSAAAYAAPNLSLIYVIQQGDTLSEIAAEYNVDLNKLKAENGITNTASIKMGDELVIPQKNIKKNKSNLKNEALFEEYSSQKKELSFTINTHYAARINPGHQAPNIDKIPKDKIINYYVGPGDTLYDLARDFSTTIGTILALNNKKDSFLRSGEKIRLPVHNLTSHQILNKRVSKQELNLLARAIHGESRGEPYLGQVAVAAVIINRVLSRQFPNNFAQVIYQGGQFSAVSDGQINLTPNQSAYRAARDALRGSDPTNGALYFYNPKTATRVSFFKGRRVITKIGDHLFIE; encoded by the coding sequence ATGAAAAATAAAAGTTTATTTAACCAGATGTTTTTTGTAATCTTAATAATTAGCTTCTTTTCTGCAGCTGCTTATGCTGCTCCCAATTTAAGCTTGATTTATGTAATTCAACAGGGGGATACGCTTTCGGAAATAGCAGCAGAATATAATGTAGATCTCAACAAATTAAAAGCAGAAAATGGAATTACTAATACAGCCAGTATTAAAATGGGCGATGAGTTAGTTATTCCACAAAAAAATATTAAAAAAAATAAGTCTAATTTGAAAAATGAGGCGCTTTTTGAGGAGTATAGTTCTCAGAAAAAAGAACTTTCATTTACTATTAATACTCATTATGCCGCCAGAATTAATCCAGGTCACCAGGCACCTAATATTGATAAAATACCAAAAGATAAAATTATTAATTATTATGTAGGGCCAGGAGATACCCTTTATGATCTTGCTCGCGATTTTAGCACTACAATTGGTACTATTTTAGCTTTAAACAATAAAAAAGATAGCTTTTTGCGAAGTGGTGAGAAAATTCGCTTACCAGTTCATAATTTAACTTCACATCAGATTTTAAATAAAAGAGTCAGTAAGCAGGAACTTAATCTTTTAGCAAGAGCTATTCATGGAGAATCTCGGGGAGAACCTTATTTAGGTCAGGTAGCTGTAGCTGCAGTAATTATCAATAGAGTTCTCAGTCGTCAGTTTCCTAATAATTTTGCTCAAGTTATTTATCAGGGAGGACAGTTCTCAGCTGTTAGTGATGGTCAAATCAACCTGACTCCAAATCAGAGCGCTTATAGAGCAGCCAGAGATGCTTTAAGAGGTAGTGACCCTACTAATGGAGCTCTCTATTTTTACAATCCTAAAACAGCAACTAGAGTTAGTTTTTTTAAAGGTAGAAGAGTTATAACTAAAATTGGGGATCATTTGTTTATAGAATAG
- a CDS encoding helicase C-terminal domain-containing protein, whose product MSASAEMLLEVGSTIKKEIETASGNEIFIRAQLNNKNIIKEIEVLARGNSNSAPAVINNIMAGEMIIHNHPSGDLTPSAADIRLAAKMAAREVGFAIINNQADQIYVVVEAGTKKEKQKLDKKEILNYFKKEGKLAQELERFSERKEQLVTAEKIIDSFNKHQFDFIEAGTGTGKSFAYLIPALFYNNLNQARIVISTNTINLQEQLINKDLVTLQRVLDFDFNAVLVKGRNNYLCLRKFKNFKKNFDNNELEIDKTLFNELNDWKKHTESGEKSEINFQLKKSVWNQIAAESDLCLKTSCPFYSNCHFMQARKAIYKADILIVNHHLLLSDARVKDDTGSVDRGILPNFNHLIIDEAHNIGEIATDHLGHPLYQPLLDNWLKRLSGDKNSLLSEIREDIAFTVDSDQKRLRDLLDKRLIPTTQKIRDLIPQYFNELKDLIADYKDKKITVNKNLQSNPKWEEFYKTAQDLAAYLKNNFSYLQMIYENLYLGLEAETDENEMKIKSSINRCHDLIKRIEFNLEAADDDYVFWLESSYYRGTEQIVQKSAPIDAGKFLPDMLWSKLTNVIFTSATITAANSFDYFYRETGIKTAEELKVESPFDYSKQAELLIPLNFPDPSNNKFLKELVINLKKIISKSRGSTMVLFTSYRMLSYCFNNLKDELEEQGIRILSQSKLSRNYIMQEFRAEYNTVIFGTSSFWEGVDLPGDILKYLIMVKLPFPVPGEPLYQAKEDLLKEKGLNPFYNLALPQAVIKFRQGFGRLIRSKKDKGLIILFDRRVKSRSYGQKFLDSLPEGCPVSEINCNELLEKINYNGV is encoded by the coding sequence TTGTCTGCTAGTGCCGAAATGTTATTAGAAGTTGGAAGTACAATAAAAAAAGAGATTGAAACTGCTTCTGGTAATGAAATATTTATTAGAGCTCAATTAAATAATAAGAATATAATTAAAGAAATTGAAGTACTGGCTAGAGGTAACAGTAATTCTGCACCTGCTGTAATTAATAACATAATGGCTGGAGAAATGATAATTCACAATCATCCATCAGGTGATCTAACACCATCTGCTGCAGATATCAGGCTGGCTGCTAAAATGGCAGCAAGAGAAGTCGGTTTTGCTATTATTAATAATCAGGCTGATCAAATTTATGTAGTGGTTGAAGCTGGTACCAAAAAAGAGAAACAGAAATTAGATAAAAAAGAAATTTTAAATTATTTTAAAAAAGAGGGAAAATTGGCTCAGGAGTTAGAGCGCTTTTCGGAAAGAAAAGAGCAGCTTGTTACTGCTGAAAAAATTATTGATTCTTTTAATAAGCATCAATTTGATTTTATTGAGGCTGGAACAGGAACCGGTAAATCTTTTGCCTATTTAATACCAGCTCTTTTTTATAATAATTTAAATCAGGCTAGAATAGTTATTTCAACAAATACAATTAATTTACAGGAACAGCTGATAAATAAAGATCTTGTAACTTTACAGAGAGTTTTAGACTTTGATTTTAATGCTGTTTTAGTCAAAGGTAGGAATAATTATCTTTGTTTACGTAAGTTTAAAAATTTCAAGAAAAACTTTGATAATAATGAATTAGAGATAGATAAAACTCTTTTTAATGAGTTAAATGACTGGAAAAAACATACCGAAAGTGGCGAAAAATCAGAGATAAATTTTCAGTTAAAAAAATCTGTTTGGAATCAAATTGCAGCAGAAAGCGATCTCTGTTTAAAAACATCCTGTCCTTTTTATTCTAATTGTCATTTTATGCAGGCTAGAAAAGCAATATATAAAGCTGATATTTTGATAGTTAATCATCACCTTTTATTGTCTGATGCCAGAGTTAAAGACGATACTGGTTCAGTAGATAGAGGCATTTTACCTAATTTTAATCATTTAATTATAGATGAGGCCCATAATATTGGTGAGATTGCAACAGATCATCTTGGTCATCCTTTATATCAGCCTCTGCTCGATAATTGGCTTAAGAGGTTGAGTGGTGATAAAAACTCTCTTTTATCGGAAATTAGAGAGGATATAGCATTTACAGTTGATAGTGATCAAAAGCGGCTGAGGGATTTACTTGATAAACGTTTAATTCCTACAACCCAAAAAATAAGGGATTTAATTCCTCAATATTTTAATGAATTAAAAGATTTAATTGCAGATTATAAAGATAAAAAAATTACAGTTAATAAAAATTTGCAGTCAAATCCAAAGTGGGAGGAATTTTATAAAACTGCTCAGGATCTTGCTGCTTATTTAAAAAATAATTTTTCGTATTTGCAGATGATATATGAAAACTTATATCTAGGTTTAGAAGCTGAAACAGACGAAAACGAAATGAAAATTAAATCAAGTATTAACCGCTGTCATGATCTTATAAAACGTATAGAATTTAATTTAGAGGCAGCAGATGATGATTACGTTTTCTGGTTGGAGTCGAGCTATTATCGGGGCACTGAACAAATTGTGCAGAAATCTGCTCCGATTGACGCAGGTAAATTTTTGCCTGACATGCTTTGGTCAAAACTAACAAATGTAATTTTTACCTCGGCTACTATAACTGCTGCTAATTCTTTTGATTACTTTTATAGAGAAACTGGAATTAAAACAGCAGAAGAATTAAAAGTAGAGTCACCTTTTGACTATTCAAAACAGGCTGAATTACTAATTCCACTTAATTTTCCTGATCCAAGCAATAATAAATTTTTGAAAGAATTGGTGATTAACCTTAAAAAGATAATTTCTAAAAGCAGGGGTTCAACTATGGTATTATTTACTTCTTACAGGATGTTGAGTTACTGTTTCAACAACTTAAAAGATGAACTGGAAGAACAGGGAATTAGAATTTTATCTCAGTCTAAATTATCCCGTAATTATATTATGCAGGAGTTTAGAGCAGAATATAATACAGTTATCTTTGGGACTTCAAGTTTTTGGGAGGGCGTAGATTTGCCCGGGGATATTTTGAAATATTTAATTATGGTTAAACTGCCTTTTCCTGTGCCGGGAGAGCCCTTGTATCAGGCAAAAGAAGATTTATTAAAAGAAAAAGGCTTAAATCCATTTTACAATCTTGCCTTACCTCAGGCAGTTATTAAATTTAGGCAGGGATTTGGTCGTCTAATTCGTTCCAAAAAGGATAAAGGTTTAATTATTTTATTTGATAGAAGAGTTAAGAGTAGATCATATGGACAGAAGTTTTTAGATTCCTTACCTGAAGGATGTCCTGTTTCAGAAATAAATTGTAATGAGCTGCTTGAAAAAATAAATTATAATGGAGTTTAA
- a CDS encoding deoxyribonuclease IV: MILGKHVSIAGGLDKAFKRAANIGCNSLQIFVKNPRGWKMREVMAEEVEKFKAARKKYKIDPVVVHAAYLINLASPKDELWEKSISALKSEYQRCDRLGAEYLIFHPGSHTGSGLETGIQRIAEALNQILAEVKNETMILLENTAGAGTSIGEEFSHLKAILEAVDHSERLGVCIDSCHAFTAKYNLAIEEGLEELINDFENIIGLKHLKVVHLNDSKHDCCTNKDEHAHIGKGKIGDQAFKRLINHPKLKDKVFILETPQFDEKKEDDDVILLKQLRED, translated from the coding sequence ATGATTTTAGGCAAACATGTTTCTATAGCTGGCGGTCTTGACAAAGCTTTTAAAAGAGCAGCTAACATTGGCTGTAATTCACTGCAGATTTTTGTCAAAAATCCACGCGGCTGGAAAATGCGCGAGGTTATGGCAGAAGAAGTAGAAAAATTCAAGGCAGCTAGAAAAAAATATAAGATAGATCCAGTTGTAGTTCATGCAGCTTATTTGATTAATTTAGCATCTCCAAAAGATGAATTATGGGAAAAATCAATTTCAGCTCTTAAGTCTGAATACCAACGCTGTGACAGGCTCGGAGCTGAATACCTGATTTTCCATCCAGGCAGCCACACAGGTTCTGGTTTAGAAACGGGTATCCAAAGAATTGCTGAGGCTTTAAATCAAATTTTAGCTGAGGTTAAAAATGAAACTATGATTCTTTTAGAAAACACTGCTGGTGCAGGTACAAGTATCGGTGAAGAATTTTCACATTTAAAGGCTATTTTAGAAGCTGTAGATCATTCTGAGAGACTAGGTGTTTGCATAGATAGTTGTCATGCTTTCACTGCCAAATATAATCTGGCAATAGAGGAAGGTTTAGAGGAATTAATCAACGATTTTGAAAATATAATTGGTCTTAAACATTTAAAAGTTGTTCACCTCAATGATTCTAAACATGACTGCTGTACAAATAAAGATGAGCATGCTCATATTGGTAAAGGAAAAATTGGAGATCAAGCTTTTAAAAGATTAATTAATCATCCGAAATTGAAAGATAAAGTTTTTATTTTAGAAACACCCCAATTTGATGAAAAAAAAGAAGATGATGATGTTATATTATTAAAGCAATTAAGGGAGGACTAA
- a CDS encoding polyribonucleotide nucleotidyltransferase, which produces MNEWTIDYAGDEFNFSTGKVAKQANGSVVVRSGDSQVLVTATMDDPRPGMNYFPLMVNYEERVYAIGQIPGSVMRREGRPRDEATLAARVIDRSIRPLFPDGYRRDVQIVATILSVDDDHDPEVLALNGASVALTLSDIPFAGPIGAAKVGLVDGEIIINPNEEERENSDLDLVVAGSKDAIMMVEASANEVSEEKILEAMDAAHTEIKKIISLQEDIREEAGKEKMPFESPTVDDEIQTQVDQILGDKMKEAIQIQEKKSRSDRLDELKEELKTTINPEEDEAINKQLELAFEKMIKKSVKGLIIDDGVRPDGRDYDEIRPIWAEVDFVPRAHGSGVFTRGETQALSVLTLGSARDEQTIFGLGENETKRYMHHYNFPSFCVGETSPMRSPGRREIGHGTLGEKALLPVIPSEEDFPYTIRIVSEVLESNGSSSQASICGSSLALMAAGVPIKAPVAGIAMGLMKKDDEIVVLSDIQGFEDFHGDMDFKVAGTKDGITALQMDMKLKGLSSEVLKEALAKAKKGRMHIMDKMLDVIPEARPELSPNAPAIITMNINPEKIRFVIGPGGKMINKIIDETGADIDIEDDGLVKIMTTDQEGGQKAKEMIERLTEEVEVGKIYQGTVKKIMNFGAFVEILPNKDGLVHISELADRHVKEVGDVVSIGDEIPVKVIEIDNQDRINLSLKDAKKELEEKE; this is translated from the coding sequence ATGAACGAATGGACAATTGATTATGCCGGTGACGAATTTAATTTTTCAACCGGTAAAGTGGCCAAACAGGCCAATGGTTCTGTAGTAGTCCGCAGTGGAGATTCACAAGTTTTAGTTACAGCAACTATGGATGACCCAAGACCAGGAATGAACTATTTCCCATTAATGGTTAATTATGAGGAAAGAGTTTATGCTATCGGACAGATTCCAGGTAGTGTTATGAGAAGAGAAGGAAGACCTAGAGATGAAGCTACTCTTGCAGCTAGAGTAATTGACCGCTCTATTAGACCATTATTTCCAGATGGATATAGACGTGATGTACAGATAGTTGCAACTATTTTATCTGTAGATGATGATCATGATCCAGAAGTTTTAGCTTTAAATGGAGCTTCTGTTGCTCTGACCTTATCAGACATACCTTTTGCAGGTCCAATTGGTGCAGCAAAAGTTGGATTAGTTGATGGAGAAATAATTATTAATCCAAATGAAGAAGAAAGAGAAAATAGCGATCTTGATCTTGTAGTTGCAGGCAGCAAAGATGCAATTATGATGGTAGAAGCAAGTGCTAATGAGGTAAGTGAAGAAAAAATATTAGAAGCAATGGATGCTGCTCATACTGAAATCAAAAAGATTATTTCTTTACAGGAAGATATCAGAGAAGAGGCAGGTAAGGAAAAAATGCCTTTTGAATCTCCAACTGTAGATGATGAGATTCAGACTCAAGTTGATCAAATTCTTGGTGATAAGATGAAAGAAGCAATTCAAATTCAGGAAAAAAAGTCAAGAAGTGATAGGCTTGATGAGCTTAAAGAAGAGCTAAAAACTACAATTAATCCTGAAGAAGACGAAGCAATCAATAAACAGCTTGAATTAGCATTTGAAAAAATGATTAAAAAGTCTGTTAAGGGCTTAATTATTGATGATGGAGTTCGTCCTGATGGTAGAGATTATGATGAAATCAGACCTATCTGGGCAGAAGTTGACTTTGTACCAAGAGCACATGGATCTGGAGTCTTTACCAGAGGTGAAACTCAGGCTTTAAGTGTTTTAACTCTAGGATCAGCTAGAGATGAACAGACCATATTTGGACTCGGTGAAAATGAGACCAAACGTTATATGCATCACTACAATTTCCCATCTTTCTGTGTTGGTGAAACATCTCCAATGCGCTCTCCAGGAAGAAGAGAAATCGGACATGGTACTTTAGGTGAAAAAGCATTGCTGCCGGTTATTCCGTCTGAAGAAGATTTTCCATATACAATCAGAATTGTATCTGAAGTATTAGAATCAAATGGATCTTCATCTCAGGCAAGTATCTGTGGTAGTAGTTTAGCTTTAATGGCTGCTGGAGTACCAATTAAAGCACCTGTGGCAGGTATTGCAATGGGATTAATGAAAAAAGATGATGAGATTGTAGTTCTATCAGATATTCAGGGCTTTGAAGATTTTCATGGAGACATGGACTTTAAAGTTGCTGGAACTAAAGATGGTATTACAGCTTTACAGATGGATATGAAATTAAAAGGTCTATCTTCTGAAGTCTTAAAAGAAGCTTTAGCCAAAGCTAAAAAAGGTAGAATGCATATTATGGATAAAATGCTGGATGTTATCCCAGAAGCTCGTCCAGAATTATCTCCGAATGCACCTGCAATTATTACTATGAATATTAATCCAGAAAAAATTAGATTTGTTATTGGTCCTGGTGGTAAAATGATCAATAAGATTATTGATGAAACTGGTGCCGACATCGATATTGAAGATGATGGATTAGTTAAGATTATGACTACTGATCAGGAAGGCGGACAAAAAGCTAAGGAAATGATAGAACGTCTAACTGAAGAAGTAGAAGTTGGTAAAATATATCAGGGTACAGTTAAAAAAATCATGAACTTTGGTGCCTTTGTTGAAATTCTACCAAATAAAGATGGGCTTGTCCACATTTCTGAATTAGCCGATCGCCATGTTAAAGAAGTTGGCGATGTTGTTTCTATAGGAGATGAAATTCCTGTAAAAGTTATTGAAATAGATAATCAGGATAGAATTAATTTATCCCTTAAAGATGCAAAAAAAGAACTAGAAGAAAAAGAGTAA
- the rpsO gene encoding 30S ribosomal protein S15, whose amino-acid sequence MISKEKKQEVIKEYQLEEGDTGSSEVQIALLTARISELTEHLKDHKNDHHSRRGLLKMVGKRRKLLRYLKNNDVLRYRELISKLGIRG is encoded by the coding sequence ATGATAAGTAAAGAAAAAAAGCAAGAAGTTATTAAGGAATATCAACTAGAAGAAGGCGATACTGGTTCATCTGAAGTGCAAATTGCTCTTTTAACAGCAAGAATTTCTGAATTAACTGAGCATTTGAAAGACCACAAAAATGATCATCATTCAAGAAGAGGTCTTTTAAAGATGGTTGGTAAAAGAAGAAAATTGTTAAGATACTTAAAAAATAATGATGTTCTGCGTTATCGTGAGCTAATTTCTAAATTAGGAATTCGCGGTTAA
- a CDS encoding bifunctional riboflavin kinase/FAD synthetase — translation MQVIKSKEYNKYQSSNTCLAIGAFDGLHKGHQLIINEAIKEARENNFPAAVLSFHPHPLEIIPGKNPPPSIVSRKQKISILAEMGIDYYFEQEFNQEFASLRAEEFINEILIDKINVSTVVVGDDFRFAYKNEGNVEILNKMGELHGFKARIISQLHASDDRISSTRIRSLLKKGKIKKAKKLLGRPYQICGEVIHGKKIGRKLGFPTANLKLETNYALPPEGVYAAKIKFDNQEYVASANLGYNPTFRNEDISFEAYILDFDGDIYGKRVCVDIIEFIRDEENFASKEELITQMKQDILYTRNLLC, via the coding sequence ATGCAGGTTATAAAAAGTAAAGAATATAATAAATATCAGAGCAGTAATACCTGTCTTGCAATAGGTGCATTTGATGGCTTACATAAAGGTCATCAATTAATCATCAATGAGGCTATAAAAGAGGCTAGAGAAAATAATTTTCCAGCTGCTGTTTTATCTTTTCATCCTCATCCTTTAGAAATTATTCCCGGCAAAAATCCACCACCTTCAATTGTTTCTCGCAAACAAAAAATTTCAATTCTGGCGGAAATGGGAATAGATTATTATTTTGAACAGGAATTTAATCAGGAGTTTGCATCTTTGAGGGCGGAAGAATTTATAAATGAGATATTGATAGATAAAATAAATGTTAGCACTGTTGTAGTTGGTGATGATTTTCGCTTTGCCTATAAAAATGAAGGTAATGTTGAAATTTTAAATAAAATGGGTGAACTTCATGGTTTTAAGGCCAGGATAATATCTCAACTTCATGCAAGTGATGATAGAATCTCCAGTACTAGAATAAGAAGTCTTTTGAAAAAAGGAAAAATTAAAAAGGCAAAAAAATTACTGGGTAGACCCTATCAAATTTGTGGTGAAGTTATTCATGGTAAAAAAATTGGGAGAAAACTTGGGTTTCCAACTGCTAATTTAAAGCTGGAGACAAATTATGCCCTGCCACCTGAAGGAGTTTATGCAGCTAAAATAAAGTTTGATAATCAAGAATATGTTGCTTCAGCAAATTTAGGCTACAATCCTACTTTTAGGAATGAAGATATTTCTTTTGAAGCTTATATTTTAGACTTTGATGGAGACATATATGGTAAGAGAGTCTGTGTAGATATTATAGAATTTATTAGAGATGAAGAAAATTTTGCTAGTAAAGAAGAATTAATTACGCAGATGAAGCAAGATATTCTTTACACACGCAATCTTTTATGTTAA
- the truB gene encoding tRNA pseudouridine(55) synthase TruB has protein sequence MFNGTANILKPPGISSFALIKKLRGLLDEKKAGHTGTLDPAAAGVLGVCFGKATKIIPFLDDSRKEYICELKLGARTDTLDLEGEVIREDLKWNNLTEAVVEAEILKFKGKQQQIPPMYSALHYQGARLYQLARRGIEVERQSRDIEIFNLEILAINLPLIRFKVEVSRGTYIRSLVRDIGEKLNTNAVMTFLLRTRSGPFKIEDSVSFEDVKAQGKNILLKSYEILDIPHYTIKDEEYNRAANGNYLIQDNFREAEFELDVNDHFLIFSESGTFLAIGQYQIKDDYSIYQPLKVFI, from the coding sequence ATGTTTAATGGAACAGCAAATATTTTAAAACCACCCGGCATTTCGTCTTTTGCCTTGATTAAAAAATTGCGAGGTCTTTTAGATGAAAAAAAGGCCGGTCATACAGGGACTTTAGATCCAGCTGCAGCTGGAGTTTTAGGAGTATGCTTTGGTAAAGCAACAAAAATTATTCCCTTTTTAGATGACAGCCGTAAAGAATATATTTGTGAGTTAAAACTTGGGGCCAGAACTGATACTTTGGATTTAGAAGGAGAAGTTATCAGAGAAGATCTTAAGTGGAATAATTTAACTGAAGCCGTAGTTGAAGCAGAAATACTTAAATTTAAAGGTAAACAGCAGCAAATACCACCTATGTATTCTGCTCTTCATTATCAAGGGGCGCGTCTTTATCAGTTAGCCCGGAGAGGGATTGAGGTTGAACGTCAGAGCAGAGATATTGAGATATTTAATCTAGAAATTTTAGCCATAAATTTACCTTTGATTCGCTTTAAAGTAGAAGTTTCAAGAGGAACTTATATTCGGTCTTTAGTTAGAGATATTGGAGAAAAGCTAAATACAAATGCAGTAATGACATTTTTGCTGCGGACTAGATCAGGCCCTTTTAAAATAGAAGATTCAGTAAGCTTTGAAGATGTTAAAGCTCAAGGTAAAAATATTTTGCTCAAAAGTTATGAAATTTTAGATATTCCACATTATACAATTAAAGATGAAGAATATAATCGGGCCGCAAATGGCAATTATTTAATTCAAGATAATTTCAGAGAAGCTGAGTTTGAACTAGATGTTAATGATCATTTTTTAATTTTTTCTGAATCAGGGACTTTTTTAGCTATTGGTCAATATCAAATTAAAGATGATTATTCAATTTATCAACCACTTAAAGTTTTTATTTAA